One window from the genome of Pungitius pungitius chromosome 14, fPunPun2.1, whole genome shotgun sequence encodes:
- the LOC119206984 gene encoding piggyBac transposable element-derived protein 4-like, producing MTAATPTALELLERLFADPVEPRKVYHYSDMGEGEASTAADNKERELRGEEEDDDDDDGDGDDDDGDDDDGGEEYNPENEALSLEEEEEEEGEEEGEEEGGEEEGEEEEEDRVVGERPETCTFPSKNGELTWSSTAHGRRGATDEQSRPGPPTPGPTEEAASRATDIASTFRLFVTPAIEDIVLEMTNLEGRRRYGDDWKGMDRVDLRAYVGLLILAGVYRSRGEAAASLWDAESGRAIFRATMPLKDFHAYSTLLRFDDRETRRERRASDKLAAVRDVWDAWVLRLPLLYNPGPEVTVDEQLVPFRGRCPFRQYMPSKPAKYGIKTWVACDARSSYAWKMQVYTGKPTTGGGGPERNLGMRVVLDVTEGLAGRNVTCDNYFTSYELARRLLARGITVVGTVRKNKPELPPALLATRDRAVFSSMFAFTPTTALVSYVPKKNRNVVLMSTRHAEAEVGDRPDGKPAIILDYNRNKGGVDNLDKVIGTYSCRRMTARWPLVVFHNVVDVSAYNAFVIWREVRPDWMSGKRSKRRFFLERLGKELVTPLVERRACLPRTEASAAVVRAARRARGRAEAAPEAEREPETRAAAVASALSRVASKRKRCQICPSKKDSKTHTVCCACRRYICRGCSRAFCPACADRRVSSDGGGGRGDDDGGDDGGAARTCDYWRTRGRQGVEGGDG from the exons ATGACTGCCGCGACGCCGACCGCGCTCGAGCTCCTCGAACGTCTTTTCGCAGATCCGGTGGAGCCGCGAAAGGTCTACCACTACTCTGacatgggagagggagaggcttcgACCGCGGCTGACAACAAAGAACGAGAGCtacgaggggaagaagaagacgacgacgacgacgacggcgacggcgacgacgacgacggcgacgacgacgacggcggcgaagAATACAACCCGGAGAACGAAGCTTtgtctttggaggaggaggaggaggaggaaggagaagaagaaggagaagaagaaggaggagaagaagaaggagaagaagaagaagaagaccgcgTCGTGGGCGAAAGACCCGAGACCTGCACCTTTCCGTCCAAAAACGGCGAACTGACGTGGTCCTCGACGGCGCACGGCAGACGGGGCGCGACCGACGAGCAGAGTCGGCCGGGTCCGCCGACCCCCGGGCCCACGGAGGAAGCGGCGTCCCGCGCCACCGACATCGCCTCGACGTTCCGGCTGTTTGTGACGCCCGCGATAGAAGACATTGTCCTGGAGATGACCAACCTCGAAGGTCGCAGAAGATACGGGGACGACTGGAAAGGCATGGACCGGGTCGACCTGCGCGCCTACGTGGGCCTCCTGATCCTGGCGGGCGTGTACAGGTCCAGAGGGGAGGCCGCCGCCAGTCTGTGGGACGCGGAGAGCGGAAGGGCCATTTTCCGCGCCACGATGCCGCTGAAGGACTTTCACGCGTACTCGACACTGTTGCGATTCGACGACCGCGAGACGAGGCGCGAGCGACGAGCGAGCGACAAACTGGCGGCCGTGCGAGACGTGTGGGACGCGTGGGTGCTCCGACTGCCGCTCCTCTACAACCCGGGGCCCGAGGTGACCGTGGACGAGCAGCTGGTTCCGTTCAGAG GGCGGTGTCCCTTCAGGCAGTACATGCCCAGCAAGCCGGCGAAATACGGAATCAAGACTTGGGTGGCGTGCGACGCCAGATCCAGCTACGCGTGGAAGATGCAAGTGTACACCGGCAAGCCGAcgacgggcggcggcggccccgagAGGAACCTGGGGATGAGGGTCGTGCTCGACGTCACGGAGGGCCTGGCGGGTCGCAACGTGACGTGCGACAATTACTTCACGTCCTACGAGCTGGCGCGCCGGCTCCTGGCCAGGGGGATCACCGTGGTCGGCACGGTTCGAAAGAACAAGCCCGAGCTTCCGCCCGCTCTGCTGGCGACGAGGGACAGGGCGGTGTTCTCTTCGATGTTTGCGTTCACGCCCACCACGGCCCTGGTGTCCTACGTGCCCAAGAAAAACCGCAACGTGGTGCTCATGAGCACGCGGCACGCCGAGGCCGAGGTCGGCGACCGCCCGGACGGGAAGCCCGCGATCATCCTGGACTACAACCGCAACAAGGGAGGCgtggacaacctggacaagGTGATCGGCAcgtacagctgcaggaggatgacGGCCCGCTGGCCCCTGGTCGTGTTCCACAACGTCGTCGACGTGTCCGCCTACAACGCCTTCGTGATATGGCGAGAGGTCCGTCCCGACTGGATGTCCGGCAAGCGGAGCAAGCGCAGGTTCTTCCTCGAGCGGCTCGGAAAAGAGCTCGTGACGCCGCTCGTCGAGAGGAGGGCGTGTCTCCCCCGCACGGAAGCGTCCGCGGCGGTCGTGCGGGCCGCCCGGAGGGCGCGCGGTCGAGCCGAGGCGGCGCCGGAGGCGGAACGGGAGCCGGAAACGCGGGCGGCGGCCGTCGCCTCGGCTCTGTCCAGGGTGgcgagcaagaggaagaggtgtcaGATTTGCCCGTCGAAGAAGGACAGCAAGACGCACACCGTCTGCTGCGCGTGCAGGAGGTACATCTGCCGGGGCTGCTCGCGCGCGTTCTGCCCCGCCTGCGCCGACCGGCGTGTCTCGAGCgacggaggcggggggcgcggagacgacgacggcggcgacgaCGGAGGCGCGGCGCGCACCTGCGACTATTGGAGGACGCGAGGACGACAAGGCGTGGAGGGGGGTGACGGCTga
- the LOC119206978 gene encoding uncharacterized protein LOC119206978, whose translation MSTFYLSLAAATLCLSCAAAPRGPGPDEAVWREPGEAVTVRCRSSHPKPEYLSLMTGRGAGGRGDVRVLFKDDQPGGGTVAPEYRGRLRCSETFPDVDVVIDPVTPADAGRYECVYLKYDRQRRPVELPGTGSVFLVVPQPSSPGERCRDERWDDTPPTTLATCAFVVLVVVVIAWCFAWTLLKACRMSKEALRRWRQRQERKKLQRFPLDDVYEDMNATVAR comes from the exons ATGTCGACTTTCTACCTGAGCCTCGCGGCGGCGACCCTGTGCCTCTCCTGCGCGGCGGCCCCGCGCGGTCCCG GGCCCGACGAAGCGGTGTGGAGGGAGCCCGGAGAAGCCGTGACCGTCCGGTGCCGATCTTCCCATCCGAAGCCCGAGTACCTGAGTCTGATGACGGGTCGCGGCGCCGGCGGCCGCGGCGACGTAAGGGTCCTGTTCAAAGACGACCAGCCGGGCGGCGGCACCGTCGCCCCCGAATACCGAGGCAGACTTCGGTGCAGCGAAACGTTTCCGGACGTGGACGTCGTCATCGACCCCGTGACTCCCGCCGACGCGGGACGgtacgagtgtgtgtatttgaaatacGATCGCCAACGGCGACCCGTGGAGTTGCCGGGCACGGGGTCGGTGTTCCTGGTCGTGCCGCAGCCGTCGTCGCCGG GCGAGAGGTGTCGAGACGAGCGATGGGATGACACCCCCCCTACGACACTGGCGACCTGCGCCTTTGTTGTCctggtcgtcgtcgtcatcgcgTGGTGCTTCGCGTGGACGCTCCTGAAG GCGTGCAGGATGTCGAAGGAAGCGCTGCGGCggtggcggcagcggcaggagaggaagaagctgcagcgGTTCCCCCTCGACGACGTGTACGAGGACATGAACGCGACGGTGGCGCGCTAG